A single region of the Lycium barbarum isolate Lr01 chromosome 2, ASM1917538v2, whole genome shotgun sequence genome encodes:
- the LOC132627754 gene encoding U-box domain-containing protein 30-like, protein MPMYLPSFDVGGGGQVLDLETAVKDGILGGGGGVVVHGGVTEKKLSLKKMMEELDSIEVPSVFICPISLEPMQDPVTLCTGQTYERSNILKWFSLGHFTCPTTMQELWDDSITPNSTLHHLIYSWFSQKYLAMKKRSEDVQGRVLEILETLKKVKGEARVQGLKELRQVTAHDSAKKTVMENNGVSLITSLLGPFTKHVVACEAIGILVHLDLNSDAKTNLLQPNKISLMVDTLNEGSIDTKINCTKLLEMLMEGKDSEWEVLSSLSLLVGLLRLIRDKRHPNGVVSGLRLLKLISSQESLRNSIVGIGAIPQLVEVLPSLNGECLELALVILEALSTLPEGALAFMDCRSTIPNMVKLLMKVSESCTQFALSILSAVCKLAPEKCSSVAVEAGLAAKLLLVIQSGCNPVLKQQSAELLKLCSLNYSETIFISKCRLTKTMQ, encoded by the coding sequence ATGCCTATGTATTTGCCGTCTTTTGATGTTGGGGGTGGTGGGCAAGTATTGGATCTGGAAACTGCTGTTAAAGATGGGattttgggtggtggtggtggggtggtTGTTCATGGTGGTGTTACAGAAAAAAAGTTGAGTTTGAAAAAAATGATGGAGGAACTTGATTCAATTGAAGTTCCTTCAGTTTTCATATGTCCAATTTCTTTGGAACCCATGCAAGATCCAGTTACTCTGTGTACTGGACAAACATATGAAAGGTCTAATATTCTCAAATGGTTCTCTTTAGGGCACTTTACTTGTCCCACCACAATGCAAGAATTGTGGGATGATTCAATCACACCTAATAGTACTCTTCACCACCTGATTTACAGTTGGTTTTCTCAAAAGTATTTGGCTATGAAAAAGAGGTCTGAGGATGTACAAGGAAGGGTTTTGGAGATTTTAGAGACCTTGAAAAAGGTTAAAGGTGAGGCTAGAGTTCAAGGTTTGAAGGAGCTTAGGCAAGTTACTGCTCATGATTCAGCCAAGAAAACAGTGATGGAAAACAATGGTGTTAGTTTAATTACTTCACTATTAGGTCCTTTCACTAAGCATGTAGTTGCTTGTGAGGCAATTGGGATTTTAGTACACTTGGATCTGAACTCAGATGCTAAGACTAATTTGTTGCAACCCAATAAGATTTCCCTCATGGTGGATACGTTGAATGAGGGATCCATCGACACCAAGATAAATTGTACGAAATTGCTCGAAATGTTGATGGAAGGGAAGGATTCAGAGTGGGAAGTTTTGTCAAGTTTGAGTCTTTTGGTAGGATTACTTAGACTAATCAGAGATAAGAGACACCCAAACGGGGTGGTGTCCGGTCTGAGATTGCTTAAGTTGATTTCATCGCAAGAATCACTGAGGAACTCGATTGTTGGTATTGGGGCAATCCCCCAATTGGTGGAAGTATTGCCCAGCTTGAATGGTGAATGCTTAGAATTAGCCTTGGTTATCCTTGAAGCTTTGTCTACCCTTCCAGAGGGTGCATTGGCATTCATGGACTGTCGTAGCACCATTCCAAATATGGTCAAATTGCTCATGAAGGTATCAGAGAGCTGCACTCAATTTGCGTTGTCGATTCTATCGGCAGTGTGCAAACTCGCCCCAGAAAAATGCTCATCGGTTGCTGTTGAGGCAGGTTTAGCAGCCAAATTGTTGCTTGTTATTCAAAGTGGATGCAACCCCGTGTTGAAGCAACAGTCCGCTGAGCTCTTGAAACTATGCAGTCTAAATTACTCAGAGACCATCTTTATTTCCAAGTGTAGGCTTACCAAGACAATGCAATGA